A genomic region of Nerophis lumbriciformis linkage group LG28, RoL_Nlum_v2.1, whole genome shotgun sequence contains the following coding sequences:
- the cenps gene encoding centromere protein S, whose amino-acid sequence MSVGEDETLQRLKAAVHYTVGQLCQKMEEEHRTKFSRQVVAAISETTFRQSDIFAKDLEAFARHAKRCTVSAEDVKLLARRSTALAVYIQNKSEELEQEQKDLKKKNSWKRKSRDTEENKE is encoded by the exons ATGTCAGTCGGAGAGGACGAAACGCTTCAG CGACTGAAGGCAGCTGTACATTACACTGTTGGTCAACTGTGTCAGAAGATGGAAGAAGAACACCGGACGAAATTTAGCCGACAGGTCGTTGCTGCAATATCAGAGACTACCTTCAGACAAAGTG ACATCTTTGCCAAAGATTTGGAGGCGTTTGCAAG GCATGCTAAAAGATGTACGGTGTCTGCAGAGGACGTCAAACTGTTGGCTCGCCGCAGCACCGCATTG GCTGTCTACATACAAAATAAGAGTGAAGAACTGGAACAAGAGCAGaaagatttgaaaaaaaagaaTTCTTGGAAGAGGAAAAGCAGAGACACCGAGGAGAACAAAGAATAA
- the tardbpb gene encoding TAR DNA-binding protein 43 isoform X3, with translation MAEVYVRVAEEENEEPMEIPSEDDGTVLLSTVAAQFPGACGLRFRSPVSQCMRGVRIVEGVLHAPENGWGNIVYVVNYPKDNKRKMDEIDASSAVKMKRGDMKTSDLIVLGLPWKTTEQDLKDYFSTFGDVIMVQVKRDTNTGNSKGFGFVRFTEYESQEKVVSQRHMIDGRWCDCKLPNSKQGPDEPLRSRKVFVGRCTEDMTTDELRQFFMQYGEVTDVFIPKPFRAFAFVTFADDQVAQALCGEDLIIKGVSVHISNAEPKHGNRQFDRTTRFGNGFGAQAFSGSRSGLGSSTNSNLANFGSFSLNPAMMAAAQAALQSSWGMMGMLASQQQSSTSGAASGGASANRDQSQSFSAGNSNYGASSAGLGWGTGSNSASSGSGFSSGFGSSMESKSSGWGM, from the exons ATGGCCGAAGTGTATGTCCGAGTGGCAGAGGAAGAAAATGAAGAGCCAATGGAGATTCCGTCCGAGGATGACGGCACTGTATTGCTGTCAACGGTCGCGGCTCAGTTTCCCGGAGCGTGCGGCCTTCGCTTCAGGAGCCCCGTGTCTCAGTGCATGAGGGGAGTGCGGATTGTGGAGGGGGTCCTGCACGCCCCGGAGAACGGATGGGGGAATATCGTCTATGTCGTCAACTACCCTAAAG ATAACAAAAGAAAAATGGATGAAATTGATGCCTCCTCGGCTGTGAAAATGAAACGAGGCGACATGAAGACGTCCGACCTGATTGTGCTCGGTCTTCCATGGAAAACCACAGAACAGGACCTGAAAGACTACTTCAGCACTTTTGGGGACGTCATCATGGTGCAG GTCAAACGAGACACCAACACCGGAAACTCCAAAGGCTTTGGCTTTGTGAGGTTCACAGAGTACGAATCTCAGGAGAAAGTGGTCTCCCAGCGCCACATGATCGACGGCAGATGGTGCGACTGCAAGCTCCCTAACTCCAAG CAGGGTCCAGACGAGCCGCTGAGGAGCCGCAAAGTCTTTGTGGGACGTTGCACAGAGGACATGACCACCGATGAACTGAGGCAGTTTTTCATGCAGTATGGAGAAGTCACTGATGTCTTCATCCCCAAGCCGTTCCGTGCTTTTGCCTTTGTCACTTTTGCAGATGATCAG GTCGCTCAGGCTTTGTGCGGTGAAGACCTAATCATCAAAGGCGTCAGCGTCCACATCTCAAACGCTGAGCCCAAACACGGCAACCGGCAGTTTGATCGCACAACACGGTTCGGCAACGGCTTTGGCGCCCAGGCATTCAGTGGCAGCCGTAGCGGGTTAGGCAGCAGCACCAATAGTAACCTGGCCAATTTCGGCTCCTTCAGCCTGAACCCGGCCATGATGGCGGCTGCCCAGGCGGCCCTTCAGAGCAGCTGGGGGATGATGGGCATGCTCGCCAGCCAGCAGCAGTCGTCCACTTCAGGCGCGGCCTCCGGCGGCGCCAGCGCCAACCGGGACCAGAGCCAGTCTTTCAGCGCCGGCAACAGCAACTACGGCGCCAGCTCGGCTGGCCTGGGCTGGGGGACAGGCTCCAACTCCGCCAGCAGCGGTAGTGGGTTTAGCTCAGGCTTTGGGTCCAGTATGGAGTCAAAGTCGTCTGGGTGGGGTATGTAA
- the tardbpb gene encoding TAR DNA-binding protein 43 isoform X4 produces the protein MAEVYVRVAEEENEEPMEIPSEDDGTVLLSTVAAQFPGACGLRFRSPVSQCMRGVRIVEGVLHAPENGWGNIVYVVNYPKDNKRKMDEIDASSAVKMKRGDMKTSDLIVLGLPWKTTEQDLKDYFSTFGDVIMVQVKRDTNTGNSKGFGFVRFTEYESQEKVVSQRHMIDGRWCDCKLPNSKGPDEPLRSRKVFVGRCTEDMTTDELRQFFMQYGEVTDVFIPKPFRAFAFVTFADDQVAQALCGEDLIIKGVSVHISNAEPKHGNRQFDRTTRFGNGFGAQAFSGSRSGLGSSTNSNLANFGSFSLNPAMMAAAQAALQSSWGMMGMLASQQQSSTSGAASGGASANRDQSQSFSAGNSNYGASSAGLGWGTGSNSASSGSGFSSGFGSSMESKSSGWGM, from the exons ATGGCCGAAGTGTATGTCCGAGTGGCAGAGGAAGAAAATGAAGAGCCAATGGAGATTCCGTCCGAGGATGACGGCACTGTATTGCTGTCAACGGTCGCGGCTCAGTTTCCCGGAGCGTGCGGCCTTCGCTTCAGGAGCCCCGTGTCTCAGTGCATGAGGGGAGTGCGGATTGTGGAGGGGGTCCTGCACGCCCCGGAGAACGGATGGGGGAATATCGTCTATGTCGTCAACTACCCTAAAG ATAACAAAAGAAAAATGGATGAAATTGATGCCTCCTCGGCTGTGAAAATGAAACGAGGCGACATGAAGACGTCCGACCTGATTGTGCTCGGTCTTCCATGGAAAACCACAGAACAGGACCTGAAAGACTACTTCAGCACTTTTGGGGACGTCATCATGGTGCAG GTCAAACGAGACACCAACACCGGAAACTCCAAAGGCTTTGGCTTTGTGAGGTTCACAGAGTACGAATCTCAGGAGAAAGTGGTCTCCCAGCGCCACATGATCGACGGCAGATGGTGCGACTGCAAGCTCCCTAACTCCAAG GGTCCAGACGAGCCGCTGAGGAGCCGCAAAGTCTTTGTGGGACGTTGCACAGAGGACATGACCACCGATGAACTGAGGCAGTTTTTCATGCAGTATGGAGAAGTCACTGATGTCTTCATCCCCAAGCCGTTCCGTGCTTTTGCCTTTGTCACTTTTGCAGATGATCAG GTCGCTCAGGCTTTGTGCGGTGAAGACCTAATCATCAAAGGCGTCAGCGTCCACATCTCAAACGCTGAGCCCAAACACGGCAACCGGCAGTTTGATCGCACAACACGGTTCGGCAACGGCTTTGGCGCCCAGGCATTCAGTGGCAGCCGTAGCGGGTTAGGCAGCAGCACCAATAGTAACCTGGCCAATTTCGGCTCCTTCAGCCTGAACCCGGCCATGATGGCGGCTGCCCAGGCGGCCCTTCAGAGCAGCTGGGGGATGATGGGCATGCTCGCCAGCCAGCAGCAGTCGTCCACTTCAGGCGCGGCCTCCGGCGGCGCCAGCGCCAACCGGGACCAGAGCCAGTCTTTCAGCGCCGGCAACAGCAACTACGGCGCCAGCTCGGCTGGCCTGGGCTGGGGGACAGGCTCCAACTCCGCCAGCAGCGGTAGTGGGTTTAGCTCAGGCTTTGGGTCCAGTATGGAGTCAAAGTCGTCTGGGTGGGGTATGTAA
- the tardbpb gene encoding TAR DNA-binding protein 43 isoform X2 — protein sequence MAEVYVRVAEEENEEPMEIPSEDDGTVLLSTVAAQFPGACGLRFRSPVSQCMRGVRIVEGVLHAPENGWGNIVYVVNYPKDNKRKMDEIDASSAVKMKRGDMKTSDLIVLGLPWKTTEQDLKDYFSTFGDVIMVQVKRDTNTGNSKGFGFVRFTEYESQEKVVSQRHMIDGRWCDCKLPNSKVNMGPDEPLRSRKVFVGRCTEDMTTDELRQFFMQYGEVTDVFIPKPFRAFAFVTFADDQVAQALCGEDLIIKGVSVHISNAEPKHGNRQFDRTTRFGNGFGAQAFSGSRSGLGSSTNSNLANFGSFSLNPAMMAAAQAALQSSWGMMGMLASQQQSSTSGAASGGASANRDQSQSFSAGNSNYGASSAGLGWGTGSNSASSGSGFSSGFGSSMESKSSGWGM from the exons ATGGCCGAAGTGTATGTCCGAGTGGCAGAGGAAGAAAATGAAGAGCCAATGGAGATTCCGTCCGAGGATGACGGCACTGTATTGCTGTCAACGGTCGCGGCTCAGTTTCCCGGAGCGTGCGGCCTTCGCTTCAGGAGCCCCGTGTCTCAGTGCATGAGGGGAGTGCGGATTGTGGAGGGGGTCCTGCACGCCCCGGAGAACGGATGGGGGAATATCGTCTATGTCGTCAACTACCCTAAAG ATAACAAAAGAAAAATGGATGAAATTGATGCCTCCTCGGCTGTGAAAATGAAACGAGGCGACATGAAGACGTCCGACCTGATTGTGCTCGGTCTTCCATGGAAAACCACAGAACAGGACCTGAAAGACTACTTCAGCACTTTTGGGGACGTCATCATGGTGCAG GTCAAACGAGACACCAACACCGGAAACTCCAAAGGCTTTGGCTTTGTGAGGTTCACAGAGTACGAATCTCAGGAGAAAGTGGTCTCCCAGCGCCACATGATCGACGGCAGATGGTGCGACTGCAAGCTCCCTAACTCCAAGGTGAATATG GGTCCAGACGAGCCGCTGAGGAGCCGCAAAGTCTTTGTGGGACGTTGCACAGAGGACATGACCACCGATGAACTGAGGCAGTTTTTCATGCAGTATGGAGAAGTCACTGATGTCTTCATCCCCAAGCCGTTCCGTGCTTTTGCCTTTGTCACTTTTGCAGATGATCAG GTCGCTCAGGCTTTGTGCGGTGAAGACCTAATCATCAAAGGCGTCAGCGTCCACATCTCAAACGCTGAGCCCAAACACGGCAACCGGCAGTTTGATCGCACAACACGGTTCGGCAACGGCTTTGGCGCCCAGGCATTCAGTGGCAGCCGTAGCGGGTTAGGCAGCAGCACCAATAGTAACCTGGCCAATTTCGGCTCCTTCAGCCTGAACCCGGCCATGATGGCGGCTGCCCAGGCGGCCCTTCAGAGCAGCTGGGGGATGATGGGCATGCTCGCCAGCCAGCAGCAGTCGTCCACTTCAGGCGCGGCCTCCGGCGGCGCCAGCGCCAACCGGGACCAGAGCCAGTCTTTCAGCGCCGGCAACAGCAACTACGGCGCCAGCTCGGCTGGCCTGGGCTGGGGGACAGGCTCCAACTCCGCCAGCAGCGGTAGTGGGTTTAGCTCAGGCTTTGGGTCCAGTATGGAGTCAAAGTCGTCTGGGTGGGGTATGTAA
- the tardbpb gene encoding TAR DNA-binding protein 43 isoform X1 encodes MAEVYVRVAEEENEEPMEIPSEDDGTVLLSTVAAQFPGACGLRFRSPVSQCMRGVRIVEGVLHAPENGWGNIVYVVNYPKDNKRKMDEIDASSAVKMKRGDMKTSDLIVLGLPWKTTEQDLKDYFSTFGDVIMVQVKRDTNTGNSKGFGFVRFTEYESQEKVVSQRHMIDGRWCDCKLPNSKVNMQGPDEPLRSRKVFVGRCTEDMTTDELRQFFMQYGEVTDVFIPKPFRAFAFVTFADDQVAQALCGEDLIIKGVSVHISNAEPKHGNRQFDRTTRFGNGFGAQAFSGSRSGLGSSTNSNLANFGSFSLNPAMMAAAQAALQSSWGMMGMLASQQQSSTSGAASGGASANRDQSQSFSAGNSNYGASSAGLGWGTGSNSASSGSGFSSGFGSSMESKSSGWGM; translated from the exons ATGGCCGAAGTGTATGTCCGAGTGGCAGAGGAAGAAAATGAAGAGCCAATGGAGATTCCGTCCGAGGATGACGGCACTGTATTGCTGTCAACGGTCGCGGCTCAGTTTCCCGGAGCGTGCGGCCTTCGCTTCAGGAGCCCCGTGTCTCAGTGCATGAGGGGAGTGCGGATTGTGGAGGGGGTCCTGCACGCCCCGGAGAACGGATGGGGGAATATCGTCTATGTCGTCAACTACCCTAAAG ATAACAAAAGAAAAATGGATGAAATTGATGCCTCCTCGGCTGTGAAAATGAAACGAGGCGACATGAAGACGTCCGACCTGATTGTGCTCGGTCTTCCATGGAAAACCACAGAACAGGACCTGAAAGACTACTTCAGCACTTTTGGGGACGTCATCATGGTGCAG GTCAAACGAGACACCAACACCGGAAACTCCAAAGGCTTTGGCTTTGTGAGGTTCACAGAGTACGAATCTCAGGAGAAAGTGGTCTCCCAGCGCCACATGATCGACGGCAGATGGTGCGACTGCAAGCTCCCTAACTCCAAGGTGAATATG CAGGGTCCAGACGAGCCGCTGAGGAGCCGCAAAGTCTTTGTGGGACGTTGCACAGAGGACATGACCACCGATGAACTGAGGCAGTTTTTCATGCAGTATGGAGAAGTCACTGATGTCTTCATCCCCAAGCCGTTCCGTGCTTTTGCCTTTGTCACTTTTGCAGATGATCAG GTCGCTCAGGCTTTGTGCGGTGAAGACCTAATCATCAAAGGCGTCAGCGTCCACATCTCAAACGCTGAGCCCAAACACGGCAACCGGCAGTTTGATCGCACAACACGGTTCGGCAACGGCTTTGGCGCCCAGGCATTCAGTGGCAGCCGTAGCGGGTTAGGCAGCAGCACCAATAGTAACCTGGCCAATTTCGGCTCCTTCAGCCTGAACCCGGCCATGATGGCGGCTGCCCAGGCGGCCCTTCAGAGCAGCTGGGGGATGATGGGCATGCTCGCCAGCCAGCAGCAGTCGTCCACTTCAGGCGCGGCCTCCGGCGGCGCCAGCGCCAACCGGGACCAGAGCCAGTCTTTCAGCGCCGGCAACAGCAACTACGGCGCCAGCTCGGCTGGCCTGGGCTGGGGGACAGGCTCCAACTCCGCCAGCAGCGGTAGTGGGTTTAGCTCAGGCTTTGGGTCCAGTATGGAGTCAAAGTCGTCTGGGTGGGGTATGTAA